A region of Rhodamnia argentea isolate NSW1041297 chromosome 9, ASM2092103v1, whole genome shotgun sequence DNA encodes the following proteins:
- the LOC115740862 gene encoding homeobox protein BEL1 homolog yields MLVRGEEESSNMVVSSSSTGGFCYSDLSSSHNPAIQAQPHLVSQIPSYDSGSEIFNLASGMDMIGFPKDSLPNHPPQNHALLWKGNNFFAKAVSPNNNSQSGPSSSKAAAALDDSAASEFYRHEFHKPNFAPADQNLMAAAAAAATTSQDDSASAWQESNKLVVDDSSIRCVFPCEGNERPSQGLSLSLSSANPSSIGLQSFELRHTNTSGGGGHHTDHHQHQGDMRSFAASTSREGFFGKSNLGSHIQQQQVMMMMHQQAGQFQLRNSKYLGPAQELLNEFCSLGAKQSELTKHQKPNKSKAWDDQDGDNSGPSGSSKQQSLGSLEFMELQKRKTKLLAMLDEVDRRYRHYCDQMKAVVSSFEAVAGSGAATVYSALASKAMSRHFRCLRDGIVAQIQATKKAMGEKDLVSPGTTRGETPRLKIIDQTLRQQRAFQQMTMMDNHPWRPQRGLPERSVSVLRAWLFEHFLHPYPSDVDKHILARQTGLSRSQVSNWFINARVRLWKPMVEEMYMEETKEHDNMGSSDGATDLEDEGRPNNQNRETTRVEDRKPTTDQLVRIDSECLSSIITSPDKSDQHHHSKIAAARTPQSNHHHHLHPQSSGFGRVGDAYGGMEIDFSSYNHHPTSVAPYGNDGGDASHQNFNGNGGGVSLTLGLQQHGGPGHGVSLAFSSVSQSSLFYPRDHIEDCHPVQYSLLDGEGQTLPYRNLMGAQLLHDLAG; encoded by the exons ATGCTCGTGCGCGGTGAAGAGGAATCAAGCAACATGGTGGTCTCATCCTCAAGCACCGGTGGGTTTTGCTACTCGGACTTATCTTCTTCCCACAACCCGGCGATCCAGGCTCAGCCCCATCTCGTGAGTCAAATCCCGAGCTACGACTCCGGCTCGGAGATCTTCAACTTGGCCTCCGGCATGGACATGATCGGCTTCCCCAAGGACAGTCTGCCCAATCACCCTCCCCAGAACCACGCGCTCTTGTGGAAAGGCAATAACTTCTTCGCCAAAGCTGTGAGCCCCAACAACAATAGCCAAAGCGGACCTTCATCCTCGAAAGCGGCGGCCGCGCTTGATGACTCGGCGGCGAGCGAATTCTACCGGCACGAATTCCACAAGCCTAATTTTGCGCCGGCCGATCAGAATctgatggcggcggcggcagcggcagcaACGACTTCGCAGGACGATTCAGCATCCGCTTGGCAAGAGAGCAACAAGCTTGTGGTGGATGATTCCTCCATAAGGTGCGTCTTTCCGTGCGAAGGGAACGAGAGGCCGAGCCAAGgcctctcgctctcgctctcctcGGCCAATCCTTCAAGCATCGGACTCCAATCCTTCGAACTGAGGCACACCAACacaagtggtggtggtggccatCACACTGATCATCATCAGCATCAAGGCGACATGAGATCGTTTGCTGCTTCGACTTCGAGAGAAGGGTTCTTCGGGAAGTCCAACTTGGGGAGTCATATTCAGCAACAgcaagtgatgatgatgatgcatcAACAAGCCGGGCAGTTCCAGCTGAGGAATTCAAAGTACTTGGGTCCTGCTCAGGAGCTCCTGAACGAGTTTTGCAGCCTCGGGGCTAAGCAAAGTGAATTGACAAAGCATCAAAAGCCCAACAAAAGCAAAGCTTGGGATGATCAAGATGGCGATAACAGCGGACCAAGCGGGTCCTCAAAGCAACAGTCTCTCGGGTCCCTTGAATTCATGGAGTTGCAGAAGAGGAAGACAAAGCTGCTTGCAATGCTTGACGAG GTGGATAGAAGATACAGGCACTACTGCGATCAGATGAAGGCCGTGGTGTCGTCCTTCGAGGCTGTGGCGGGGAGCGGGGCAGCCACGGTCTACTCGGCGCTGGCCTCCAAGGCCATGTCGAGGCACTTCCGGTGCCTGAGGGACGGGATCGTGGCCCAGATCCAGGCGACAAAGAAGGCCATGGGGGAGAAGGACCTCGTGTCCCCAGGGACAACGAGGGGCGAGACCCCGCGGCTGAAGATCATCGACCAGACCCTGAGGCAACAGAGGGCGTTCCAGCAGATGACCATGATGGACAACCACCCTTGGCGGCCGCAGAGAGGCCTGCCAGAGCGGTCAGTGTCGGTCCTCCGCGCCTGGCTCTTCGAACACTTTCTTCACCC GTATCCAAGCGATGTCGATAAGCATATTTTGGCTCGCCAAACAGGCCTATCGAGAAGCCAG GTGTCGAATTGGTTTATTAATGCGAGGGTGAGGCTGTGGAAGCCCATGGTGGAGGAGATGTACATGGAAGAAACAAAGGAGCACGACAACATGGGATCCTCGGACGGGGCTACggatctcgaagacgaaggccGGCCGAATAATCAGAACCGCGAGACCACGCGCGTCGAGGATCGAAAGCCGACCACAGATCAGTTGGTCCGGATCGACTCTGAATGCCTCTCCTCCATCATCACCAGCCCCGACAAGAGCGACCAGCACCACCACTCCAAGATCGCGGCTGCGAGAACCCCGCAGagcaaccaccaccaccacttgcACCCTCAGAGCTCTGGCTTCGGGCGCGTTGGCGATGCGTATGGGGGCATGGAGATCGACTTCTCGTCCTATAACCACCACCCGACCTCGGTGGCCCCGTACGGCAACGACGGCGGTGACGCCAGTCACCAGAACTTCAACGGGAACGGGGGCGGCGTGTCGCTGACGCTGGGGCTGCAGCAGCACGGAGGGCCGGGCCATGGGGTGAGCCTGGCGTTCTCGTCGGTATCGCAGAGCTCGCTGTTTTACCCTCGAGACCACATCGAAGATTGCCACCCGGTTCAGTACTCGCTTCTCGACGGCGAAGGGCAAACCCTGCCCTACAGGAACTTGATGGGAGCTCAGCTGCTCCACGACTTGGCCGGTTAG